In Parageobacillus sp. KH3-4, the genomic window TAAGCACGTCGACGTCTCCGGAGGTGCCGGTAAAGTTCGAGAAAATAAACGGTGCTTTATAATTTTGGATATAAGTGCAATAGCCGCCGCTTGCTTTTCCTTTTTTCGCAACGAGGTCCATCAGTTCATTTTCCGTCATATATCGGAAAAACTCGCCCGTTTCCGGCGACAGCTCTTCGTACATTTTTTTCCCGTTTTCGATAATCCAGTTTGCGTCCCCTTTTGGCGTTGGGTTCCCTGTTGGAAAAACAAATGCTTCATCATAATATTTCAGCTTCTCGACACCGATGCGCTTCCGCTGCCGCTCACGGAGCTTGACGGCAATCGGAACGATATGCTTTTCGACTTGCTTGCGGAATTTCGCAACCATCTCGGCGTTATAATCCGTTCTGCCTAAGCGGGCATAGCCAAGTTCCACGAAGTTTTTAAATCCAAGCTTTTGCGCGATGGCAGTGCGCACTTTCACGAGCTGATCGTAAATCTCATCAAACTTTTCTTCATGCTCTTGGAAAAATGCGAAGCGGGCCTCACTCGCCCGCTTGCGCATCTCGCGGTCCGGTGATTCGACGAACGGCTGCAGCTGCGCTAACGTCCGTTCCTCTCCTTCAAAGAAAATTTTTGCCGAAGCGACCAATTTCGTATATTCGCTTGTCAGCTTATTTTCTAGCTGTAAATCTTCGACAACGTCCGGAGAATACGTTTTTAATTCCGTCTCGGCGAGCGCAAACAACTGTTTTCCCCATTTTTCTTCAAGCTGCGGGCGGAACGGAGAGGAAACAAGCGCCCGGTAATAATCGTTTACAAGCCCTTTGACAATCGGCTCGACTTCATCGAAAAAGTCTTGTTCCTGTTTATAAAACTCATCATTCGTATCAACGGTATGACGAATATAACAAATATTTGCCATCGTGCTGAAATCGTTGCGAAGCCGGTTGATTTCCTTCATCGCCTCGTTCTGTTCTTCCGCATTGCTTGCTTTTTGAAACGATTGTAGTGCCAGTTGAAATGATGCTTTTAACTTCTCGATATTTGGTCGTTCATAACGAAACTCGGAAAATTTCAATGCAATCCCTTCCTTTTCTCTCGTTTTCCTTATCTTAGATTATATTCCATTTTTGCACGGAAAATCCTTTTTTCTATGCCGAAAGATTGTTGACGAACTTTGTCGAAAAACGTATAATAATAACGCTAATTGAATATTTTTTCTTTTACTTCCACCTAAATGGAGTAAGGATCGATGAACAACTGAAATGAAAACAAGCGAGACAAAGAAGTTAATGAGTTTCAATATGTTCATGTGACACCGCAAACTGTGCCTTTATTTAAACAGATGCAAGACCGCCATCGTTGCCACCGATGAGACGCTATCGATGGAGGTCGAATGCGGATGTTTCGGAGCACCCGTTGCGAACTTTTGGGTGTATTTTTTTGGTGAAAAGCAGATAAAACGATGCATCATAAGGAAGGAGCTACTAACAGTGCAACAGCAAAAACTCGGATTATGGCTATTAACGGCGCTTGTCGTTGGCAATATGGTAGGATCGGGAATTTTTATGCTGCCGCGCTCGCTCGCGGAAGCGGCAAGCCCGCTCGGCGTAATTTTGGCGTGGCTGCTCACGGGCGCCGGGGTATTAATGACTGCGCTCGTCTTCGGTAATTTGGCGATTCGCAAACCGGAATTAAACGGCGGACCGCAAATTTATGCAAAAGAACTATTTCCTAAAGGATCGAACGCGGCGATTTTATCTGGCTTTATGTCCTCATGGGGATATTGGATCGGCAACTTTGCCGGCAATGTCGCAATTATTACGACGCTTACTAGCTATTTATCGACGTTTTTCCCTGTTTTAACGAGCAAACAAACGCTATTTGTCATCGGCTCCCTTGATGTCAAGCTGGGGAACTTGTTGACGTTTCTCGTTTGCACAGCGCTGCTTTGGGGAATGCATTTCATCATTTTGCACGGCATTGAAGACGCGGGCAAGCTAAATTTCGTCGCTACCGCAGCGAAAGTGCTCGGATTTTTCTTGTTTATTGTTATCGCTTTATTTGCGTTTGAAAAAAGCACGATCGGTTCGTTGGTCGCGCCCCGCTATGATGATGCCGGACATTCAATCGGATTGTTAGGTCAAGTCAATAATGCGGCTGTATCGACATTATGGGCGTTTGTCGGCGTAGAATCGGCAATTGTTTTTGCTTCACGGGCGCGGAAACAAGCGGACGTAAAGCGCGCAACCATTCTCGGTTTGCTTATTGCTCTCGCGATTTACATCGGTATTAGCGTGCTCGTCATGGGCATATTGCCGCAAAAAGAACTTATTCAATCAGAAAAACCGCTTGTCGACGCGATTGTCGCGATTTTAGGACCAAGCGGCGGCTACGTTCTAGCCGGACTCGGATTGATCAGCTTGCTCGGCTCCACGCTCGGTTGGGTATTATTAAGCGCGGAAGTGCCGTACCAAGCAGCAAAACAGGGGCTGTTTATCCGAGCTTTTTTAAAAGAAAACAAAAAAGAAGTACCCAGCTTTTCTTTATTGCTTTCCAACGGGTTGGCACAAATTTTTATTTTTTCGACCATTTCCAATTCGATGTCAGCGGCGTTTGACTTTGTCATTTACATCGCGACATTGGCGTATCTCGTTCCATATTTTATCGCCTCTGTTTTCCAATTAAAACTGACGCTGACCGGCGAAACGTATCAACACGCTTCACGCGACCGCATCATTGACGGGGTGATCGCCGCTCTTGCAACAGTCTATTCCATTTGGGTCATCATCTCCGGAACCGCGGACCTAAAAACGTTTATGCTTGGCGTCGTGCTGCTTCTCAGCGGCATCATCTTCTACCCGCAAGTGAAAAAAGCATCACGGCAATCAGAGGAAAAACAAAAAATATCGGCGTAATTAAGAAGCGAACGCTTGGGAACCAAGCGTTCGTTTTTGCTTTTCTCCACATTTCAGAAGGAAAACATAACTCGCGTATCGAAATAATGACCGAGAACATTTTTGATGAAGGAAGTGGCTTGCATGGCTGTACATCAAGCAAAGAAAAAAACAACGCGCGGCATCGTTGCCGAAGATCTTTTCCGCATCTGCTTTGTGAGCGACCCTCAATTCTCTCCAGATGGCGAGAAAATCATCTTTGTGCAAAAAACGATTGATAACGAGCGGGAATATCGCTCCCACCTTTTTCTTTTGTCATTAGCAGATGGCAGCGTGAAACAATGGACGTTTGGAAAAAGAAAAGACGCTTTTCCGCGTTGGTCCCCGGATGGAAAAACCATCGCGTTTCTTTCCAACCGATCCGGAAAAACGCAAGTTTGGCTCCTGCCGGCAGACGGCGGGGAAGCGAACCAATTAACCTTCTTAAAAAACGGAGTGCGCCAGCTGCGTTGGTCGCCAAATGGGCGGTTTCTCATAGCTCTCACTTCTCTCGGCAAGGAAGAATCGCTTAAAGAACGCGAGGAGAAAAACAAAAATGAGAAAGAAAAACGAGAGCTGACACCGCTTATTGTAGAGCGTTTGCAATACAAATCCGATGCAGCAGGATTTCGCGATGACAAACAAGATGTGCTCATCCGCATCGATGCGGAAACAGGAGAAATCCAAGCATTGACCGACGGCGATGACGAAATCGTCTCATTTGCGATATCCCCTGACGGCAAAACAGTCGCTTTTGCCGCCAACCGGAGCGAGGATCCTGATTTCACGTTTACACGCGATATATTTCTTCTTGATATTGACAGCGGAAAAACGACAAAAATCACAGATGGAAACGGGCTTTTCACTTCGCTATCTTGGTCCCCGGATGGAAAAATGCTCGCAGCGATTGGACATGAACTCGAATATTTAGGCGCCACATTAAACCGGGTTTGGACTTTCGACGTTTCCAGCGGGGAAAAACGGACGCTGACCGCCAATTGGGATGTGCATGTCGGTGACGCGATGGTGGGGGACATGCATTCTGGCGCCCCAAGTCCCGGACTCATTTGGGATAAAGAAGGAAACGGCCTGTATTTTCTTGCTTCCGAACGAGGACGCGTCAACCTTTATCATGTAGCGCTAGACGGAACGATTACCCCTGCAGTCATCGGTGATTTCCATTTATACGGATTAACTATTCATCCCCATAATCACATGGCGGTGGCGGCCATTAGCGATCCGACCCATATTGGCGACTTATATGCCGTTTCTCTTCGCGACGGAAGACGTGACAAGCTGACAAACGCCAATGAGGAGTTGGAAAAGGAGCTTGCCTTT contains:
- a CDS encoding M3 family oligoendopeptidase translates to MKFSEFRYERPNIEKLKASFQLALQSFQKASNAEEQNEAMKEINRLRNDFSTMANICYIRHTVDTNDEFYKQEQDFFDEVEPIVKGLVNDYYRALVSSPFRPQLEEKWGKQLFALAETELKTYSPDVVEDLQLENKLTSEYTKLVASAKIFFEGEERTLAQLQPFVESPDREMRKRASEARFAFFQEHEEKFDEIYDQLVKVRTAIAQKLGFKNFVELGYARLGRTDYNAEMVAKFRKQVEKHIVPIAVKLRERQRKRIGVEKLKYYDEAFVFPTGNPTPKGDANWIIENGKKMYEELSPETGEFFRYMTENELMDLVAKKGKASGGYCTYIQNYKAPFIFSNFTGTSGDVDVLTHEAGHAFQVYESRHYEIPEYNWPTLEACEIHSMSMEFFTWPWMKLFFQEDAEKYKFYHLSDALLFLPYGVAVDEFQHFVYENPNATPAERKQAWRAIERKYMPIRDYDGNDYLERGGFWQRQSHIYTTAFYYIDYTLAQICAFQFWKRSRENYQEAWNDYLTLCRQGGSKPFTELIRAAKLISPFEDGCVQSVVGEIEQWLDQVDDRNL
- a CDS encoding amino acid permease — its product is MQQQKLGLWLLTALVVGNMVGSGIFMLPRSLAEAASPLGVILAWLLTGAGVLMTALVFGNLAIRKPELNGGPQIYAKELFPKGSNAAILSGFMSSWGYWIGNFAGNVAIITTLTSYLSTFFPVLTSKQTLFVIGSLDVKLGNLLTFLVCTALLWGMHFIILHGIEDAGKLNFVATAAKVLGFFLFIVIALFAFEKSTIGSLVAPRYDDAGHSIGLLGQVNNAAVSTLWAFVGVESAIVFASRARKQADVKRATILGLLIALAIYIGISVLVMGILPQKELIQSEKPLVDAIVAILGPSGGYVLAGLGLISLLGSTLGWVLLSAEVPYQAAKQGLFIRAFLKENKKEVPSFSLLLSNGLAQIFIFSTISNSMSAAFDFVIYIATLAYLVPYFIASVFQLKLTLTGETYQHASRDRIIDGVIAALATVYSIWVIISGTADLKTFMLGVVLLLSGIIFYPQVKKASRQSEEKQKISA
- a CDS encoding S9 family peptidase, yielding MAVHQAKKKTTRGIVAEDLFRICFVSDPQFSPDGEKIIFVQKTIDNEREYRSHLFLLSLADGSVKQWTFGKRKDAFPRWSPDGKTIAFLSNRSGKTQVWLLPADGGEANQLTFLKNGVRQLRWSPNGRFLIALTSLGKEESLKEREEKNKNEKEKRELTPLIVERLQYKSDAAGFRDDKQDVLIRIDAETGEIQALTDGDDEIVSFAISPDGKTVAFAANRSEDPDFTFTRDIFLLDIDSGKTTKITDGNGLFTSLSWSPDGKMLAAIGHELEYLGATLNRVWTFDVSSGEKRTLTANWDVHVGDAMVGDMHSGAPSPGLIWDKEGNGLYFLASERGRVNLYHVALDGTITPAVIGDFHLYGLTIHPHNHMAVAAISDPTHIGDLYAVSLRDGRRDKLTNANEELEKELAFSKPEAFSYPSRDGWNIQGWLMKPPHLEEGQKVPMIVEIHGGPHAMYGFTFFHEMQVLAAKGYAVLFTNPRGSHGYGQTFVNAVRGDYGGMDYEDIMSGVEYALAHFDFIDETRLGVTGGSYGGFMTNWIVGHTDRFKAAVTQRSISNWLSFYGVSDIGYFFTEWEVGCNVWENPERLWRHSPLKYVNNIRTPLLILHSEKDYRCPIEQAEQLFIALKHLKRETKLVRFPEANHDLSRSGPPTLRLERLNHIVGWFEKYL